A stretch of Arthrobacter sp. NEB 688 DNA encodes these proteins:
- a CDS encoding endonuclease/exonuclease/phosphatase family protein: protein MRSTRGMKARLTVTAVAAAVVAGGGLATTVTTAAPAEAATGSIRVITHNVAKKPEALQKVLALADSAKSPGPEVVFLQEVCQSMLKQLDGKGPREFHIRRTNQGDCSDGVIGEVVMLNQRGAKGQGNSVTLLEEPDKGQSYGLACLNFTYRKKSTRACSTHLPSGREADRAALRLTMTRAIKDKARLWNAQNPVLVGGDFNSLPTDREMAQMYALGTKARGDFVELNQTAGTGNEARAGLFTIGRVKKNTDRKYDYVFSWAAKTARQGGSVKTQFTPSNHRMMYGAFPLR from the coding sequence ATGCGTTCCACACGGGGGATGAAGGCCCGGCTGACCGTCACGGCGGTCGCGGCGGCGGTCGTGGCCGGGGGAGGCCTCGCGACGACGGTGACGACGGCCGCACCGGCCGAGGCCGCGACGGGCTCGATCCGCGTCATCACGCACAACGTGGCCAAGAAGCCCGAGGCGCTCCAGAAGGTCCTCGCGCTGGCCGACAGCGCCAAGTCGCCCGGTCCGGAGGTCGTGTTCCTCCAAGAGGTCTGCCAGAGCATGCTGAAGCAGCTCGACGGGAAGGGGCCCAGGGAGTTCCACATCCGGCGGACGAACCAGGGCGACTGCTCGGATGGTGTGATCGGCGAGGTGGTCATGCTCAACCAGCGCGGCGCCAAGGGTCAGGGCAACTCGGTCACCCTCCTCGAGGAGCCCGACAAGGGTCAGTCCTACGGGCTCGCGTGCCTGAACTTCACCTACAGGAAGAAGTCGACGCGGGCGTGCTCCACCCATCTGCCCTCCGGTCGTGAGGCCGACCGTGCAGCGCTCCGGTTGACGATGACGCGCGCGATCAAGGACAAGGCGCGGCTGTGGAACGCGCAGAACCCGGTCCTCGTGGGCGGAGACTTCAACAGCCTGCCGACGGACCGGGAGATGGCCCAGATGTACGCGCTCGGCACCAAGGCCCGGGGCGACTTCGTCGAGCTGAACCAGACGGCCGGCACGGGGAACGAGGCGCGCGCCGGACTGTTCACCATCGGACGGGTGAAGAAGAACACCGACCGCAAGTACGACTACGTGTTCTCGTGGGCTGCGAAGACGGCGCGCCAGGGCGGCAGCGTGAAGACCCAGTTCACCCCGTCGAACCACCGCATGATGTACGGCGCCTTCCCCCTGCGCTGA
- the secE gene encoding preprotein translocase subunit SecE encodes MGQTEAGSRPAKGRERGGNPVSRLFRAIGLFVGQILDELRKVVRPTRNELWNYTLVVIVFVTVMMAIVSGLDLGFSKLVGLVLGS; translated from the coding sequence CTGGGCCAGACCGAGGCCGGCTCCCGCCCCGCCAAGGGCCGTGAGCGCGGCGGCAACCCCGTCTCGCGGCTGTTCCGCGCCATCGGGCTGTTCGTCGGCCAGATCCTCGACGAGCTCCGCAAGGTCGTCCGGCCCACCCGGAACGAGCTCTGGAACTACACGCTCGTCGTCATCGTGTTCGTCACGGTGATGATGGCGATCGTGTCCGGGCTCGACCTCGGCTTCAGCAAGCTCGTCGGCCTGGTCCTCGGCTCCTGA
- the nusG gene encoding transcription termination/antitermination protein NusG: protein MSDQWTDTPQQGSDDTAEVPVDDTPVQEVDAAAAESFDAAREAGTDDDGDTTADEVADDATADDTTDEAPDADADADVEDDEPATPVDEDGDVLDAVDPVKAFKDDLASKFGDWYVVHSYAGYENRVKANLENRTQSLNMEDYIFEVQVPMEEVTEIKSGQRKLVRRVRMPGYVLVRMDLTDESWGAVRHTPGVTGFVGNAHQPVPLTLDEVFTMLKPADLETPAAAAASGGSASSSGSSSGDATVVDFEVGESVTVMDGPFETLPATISEINADTQKLKVLVSIFGRETPVELSFGQVAKI from the coding sequence GTGTCCGACCAGTGGACCGACACCCCCCAGCAGGGGTCCGACGACACCGCAGAGGTTCCCGTCGACGACACCCCCGTGCAGGAGGTCGACGCCGCCGCGGCCGAGTCCTTCGACGCCGCCCGCGAGGCCGGCACCGACGACGACGGTGACACCACCGCCGACGAGGTCGCCGACGACGCGACCGCGGACGACACCACCGACGAGGCGCCCGACGCCGACGCCGATGCCGACGTCGAGGACGACGAGCCGGCCACCCCCGTCGACGAGGACGGCGACGTCCTCGACGCCGTCGACCCGGTCAAGGCGTTCAAGGACGACCTCGCCTCGAAGTTCGGCGACTGGTACGTCGTGCACTCCTACGCGGGCTACGAGAACCGCGTCAAGGCCAACCTCGAGAACCGCACCCAGTCCCTCAACATGGAGGACTACATCTTCGAGGTGCAGGTCCCGATGGAAGAGGTCACCGAGATCAAGAGCGGGCAGCGCAAGCTCGTCCGCCGCGTCCGGATGCCCGGCTACGTCCTCGTCCGGATGGACCTCACCGACGAGTCGTGGGGCGCCGTGCGGCACACGCCGGGCGTCACCGGCTTCGTCGGCAACGCGCACCAGCCGGTGCCGCTGACCCTCGACGAGGTCTTCACGATGCTCAAGCCGGCCGACCTCGAGACGCCCGCCGCCGCGGCCGCGTCCGGTGGCTCCGCCTCCTCCTCCGGCTCCTCCTCGGGCGACGCGACCGTCGTCGACTTCGAGGTCGGCGAGTCGGTCACCGTCATGGACGGCCCCTTCGAGACGCTGCCGGCGACGATCTCCGAGATCAACGCCGACACCCAGAAGCTCAAGGTGCTCGTCTCGATCTTCGGCCGGGAGACCCCGGTCGAGCTCTCCTTCGGCCAGGTCGCCAAGATCTGA
- the rplK gene encoding 50S ribosomal protein L11, producing the protein MPPKKKVSGYINLQIQAGAATPAPPVGPALGQHGVNIMEFVKAYNAATEHQRGSIIPVVITVYEDRSFTFITKTPPASELIKKAAGVQKGSGEPHKTKAGKLTKDQLREIAETKMPDLNANDVDAAMKIIAGTARQMGIETEL; encoded by the coding sequence ATGCCCCCCAAGAAGAAGGTCTCCGGGTACATCAACCTGCAGATCCAGGCCGGTGCCGCCACCCCGGCGCCCCCGGTCGGCCCCGCGCTCGGTCAGCACGGCGTCAACATCATGGAGTTCGTCAAGGCGTACAACGCGGCGACCGAGCACCAGCGCGGCAGCATCATCCCCGTCGTCATCACGGTCTACGAAGACCGCTCGTTCACCTTCATCACGAAGACCCCGCCGGCCTCGGAGCTCATCAAGAAGGCCGCCGGCGTCCAGAAGGGCTCGGGCGAGCCGCACAAGACCAAGGCCGGCAAGCTCACCAAGGACCAGCTCCGTGAGATCGCCGAGACCAAGATGCCCGACCTCAACGCCAACGACGTCGACGCCGCGATGAAGATCATCGCCGGCACCGCCCGTCAGATGGGCATCGAGACCGAGCTCTGA
- the rplA gene encoding 50S ribosomal protein L1 translates to MKRSKAYNAATEKIDADTLYSPLEAVRLAKDVASAKYDETVEVAFRLGVDPRKADQMVRGTVNLPHGTGKTARVLVFANGDKAEAATAAGADYVGSDDLLEKVAGGWLDFDAVVATPDLMGKVGRLGKVLGPRGLMPNPKTGTVTMDTAKAVTDIKGGKIEFRVDKHANLHFIIGKASFDEKALVENYATALEEVLRLKPASSKGRYISKATLSTTMGPGIPLDSSKTRNLLEEQADA, encoded by the coding sequence ATGAAGCGCAGCAAGGCCTACAACGCCGCGACCGAGAAGATCGACGCGGACACCCTGTACAGCCCGCTGGAGGCCGTCCGCCTCGCCAAGGACGTCGCGTCCGCCAAGTACGACGAGACCGTCGAGGTGGCCTTCCGCCTCGGGGTCGACCCGCGCAAGGCCGACCAGATGGTCCGCGGCACGGTCAACCTCCCGCACGGCACGGGCAAGACCGCCCGCGTCCTCGTCTTCGCCAACGGCGACAAGGCCGAGGCGGCCACCGCGGCCGGCGCCGACTACGTCGGCTCCGACGACCTCCTCGAGAAGGTGGCCGGCGGCTGGCTCGACTTCGACGCCGTCGTCGCGACGCCCGACCTCATGGGCAAGGTCGGCCGGCTCGGCAAGGTCCTCGGCCCGCGCGGTCTCATGCCGAACCCGAAGACCGGCACGGTCACGATGGACACGGCCAAGGCCGTGACCGACATCAAGGGCGGCAAGATCGAGTTCCGCGTCGACAAGCACGCCAACCTCCACTTCATCATCGGCAAGGCGTCCTTCGACGAGAAGGCCCTCGTCGAGAACTACGCCACCGCCCTGGAGGAGGTGCTGCGCCTCAAGCCGGCCAGCTCCAAGGGCCGCTACATCTCGAAGGCCACGCTGTCGACGACGATGGGCCCGGGCATCCCGCTCGACTCCAGCAAGACCCGCAACCTCCTCGAGGAGCAGGCCGACGCCTGA
- the rplJ gene encoding 50S ribosomal protein L10, producing the protein MSRPDKAAAIAELSEKFQSSNAAVLTEYRGLSVKQITDLRNTLRGNATYAVVKNTLTQLAAKDAGVTAFDGQLVGPSAIAFVEGDPVEAAKGLRDFAKANPLLVIKAGVLEGKTLSAEEITKLADLESREVLLAKLAGAMNASLSQAVYLFAAPLSKAARTVDALRAKVETEGPVDTAAAPAEAEETPAEADAPATDVAEGGDES; encoded by the coding sequence ATGTCACGTCCCGACAAGGCCGCGGCGATCGCCGAGCTCTCGGAGAAGTTCCAGAGCAGCAACGCCGCCGTCCTCACGGAGTACCGGGGACTCTCGGTGAAGCAGATCACCGACCTGCGCAACACCCTGCGTGGCAACGCGACCTACGCCGTGGTCAAGAACACGCTGACCCAGCTCGCCGCCAAGGACGCCGGGGTGACCGCGTTCGACGGTCAGCTCGTCGGTCCGTCCGCCATCGCCTTCGTCGAGGGCGACCCGGTGGAGGCTGCGAAGGGTCTGCGCGACTTCGCCAAGGCCAACCCCCTCCTGGTGATCAAGGCCGGCGTGCTCGAGGGCAAGACCCTCTCCGCCGAGGAGATCACCAAGCTCGCGGACCTCGAGTCCCGCGAGGTGCTCCTCGCCAAGCTGGCCGGCGCCATGAACGCGTCGCTCAGCCAGGCCGTCTACCTCTTCGCCGCTCCGCTCTCGAAGGCCGCTCGCACGGTCGACGCGCTGCGGGCCAAGGTCGAGACCGAGGGCCCGGTGGACACCGCCGCCGCCCCGGCCGAGGCCGAGGAGACCCCCGCCGAGGCTGACGCCCCGGCCACCGACGTCGCCGAGGGTGGCGACGAGAGCTGA
- the rplL gene encoding 50S ribosomal protein L7/L12, whose product MAKLSTDELLDAFKEMTLIELSEFVKEFEDTFNVTAAAPVAVAGAAAPAAGEAEAPAEQDEFDVVLEAAGDKKIAVIKEVRALTSLGLKEAKDLVDGAPKPVLEKVDKAAAEKAKEQLEGAGATVTLK is encoded by the coding sequence ATGGCCAAGCTCAGCACCGACGAGCTCCTTGACGCCTTCAAGGAGATGACCCTGATCGAGCTCTCCGAGTTCGTCAAGGAGTTCGAGGACACCTTCAACGTCACCGCCGCCGCGCCCGTCGCGGTCGCCGGTGCCGCCGCCCCCGCCGCCGGCGAGGCCGAGGCCCCCGCCGAGCAGGACGAGTTCGACGTCGTCCTCGAGGCTGCCGGCGACAAGAAGATCGCCGTCATCAAGGAGGTCCGCGCGCTGACCTCCCTCGGTCTCAAGGAGGCCAAGGACCTCGTCGACGGCGCCCCGAAGCCCGTCCTCGAGAAGGTCGACAAGGCCGCGGCCGAGAAGGCCAAGGAGCAGCTCGAGGGCGCCGGCGCCACCGTCACCCTCAAGTGA
- a CDS encoding ABC transporter ATP-binding protein: MGVEIAVSGLTKRFGSQLIWDDVTLTLPAGEISVLLGPSGTGKSVFLKTLVGLIRPDRGSIVIDGRDVVQLRGDDLYEVRKLFGVLFQDGALFGSMSLFDNVAFPLREHTRKSEKEVAAVVREKMELVGLAGAEEKLPGEISGGMRKRAGLARALVLDPQILLIDEPDSGLDPVRTSYINQLFVDLNAQIDATFLIVTHDINTARTVPDNIGLLYHKHLAMFGPREMLLSSEEPVVRQFLNAQTVGPIGMSEEKDADELAAESGQELPPLPPIPLQLPTSDGAPRRAERTAGEWCTANGVTPPPGSFASTTAGIVGVRTGAQA; this comes from the coding sequence ATGGGTGTCGAGATCGCGGTGAGCGGCCTGACCAAGAGGTTCGGGAGCCAGCTCATCTGGGACGACGTGACCCTCACCCTCCCCGCCGGCGAGATCTCCGTCCTCCTCGGCCCCTCGGGCACCGGCAAGTCGGTCTTCCTCAAGACCCTCGTCGGGCTCATCCGCCCCGACCGGGGCTCGATCGTCATCGACGGCCGCGACGTCGTGCAGCTGCGCGGCGACGACCTCTACGAGGTCCGCAAGCTCTTCGGCGTGCTCTTCCAGGACGGCGCGCTCTTCGGCTCGATGAGCCTGTTCGACAACGTCGCCTTCCCGCTGCGCGAGCACACGCGCAAGAGCGAGAAGGAGGTCGCCGCGGTCGTCCGCGAGAAGATGGAGCTCGTCGGGCTCGCGGGCGCCGAGGAGAAGCTGCCCGGCGAGATCTCCGGCGGGATGAGGAAGCGCGCCGGCCTGGCCCGCGCCCTCGTGCTCGACCCGCAGATCCTCCTCATCGACGAGCCGGACTCCGGCCTGGACCCCGTCCGCACGAGCTACATCAACCAGCTCTTCGTCGACCTCAACGCGCAGATCGACGCGACCTTCCTCATCGTCACGCACGACATCAACACCGCCCGGACGGTGCCGGACAACATCGGCCTGCTCTACCACAAGCACCTCGCGATGTTCGGGCCGCGGGAGATGCTCCTGTCCTCCGAGGAGCCGGTGGTCCGTCAGTTCCTCAACGCCCAGACCGTCGGCCCGATCGGGATGTCCGAGGAGAAGGACGCCGACGAGCTCGCGGCCGAGTCCGGCCAGGAGCTCCCGCCGCTGCCGCCGATCCCGCTCCAGCTGCCGACGAGCGACGGGGCGCCGCGCCGGGCCGAGCGGACGGCGGGGGAGTGGTGCAC